The bacterium genome has a segment encoding these proteins:
- the mltG gene encoding endolytic transglycosylase MltG, translating to MIKFFQLAVGAVVFVVGLWLLQLIYLSPRHNKSQTVIVPKNASAKSISYLLAEKNITAYPKLLYAYLRLNNVATKLKPGEYELKERESFQKLKLTLLKGSVKLYSVTITEGLNIYEIADILEKKDIVNKKDFLMSALDPDLCKIFSIPAQSFEGFLFPDTYLFEKHTPVNKVLHTMHEQFKLNLPIPSQVKAKRLGLSLLEWITLASIIEKESSNIPEQPIISSVFHNRLKKDMRLQTDPTVIYGIKNFDGNLTRKHLRTLTPYNTYMIKGLPPGPIANPGLTAIKAAVNPAKTDYLYFVAMGNQNQHYFSKTYQQHLQAVKYYQLKKGDPPPPQQYP from the coding sequence ATGATTAAGTTTTTTCAGTTGGCTGTTGGGGCTGTTGTTTTTGTTGTAGGCTTATGGCTGTTGCAACTTATTTATTTATCTCCTCGTCACAACAAAAGTCAAACTGTTATTGTTCCTAAAAATGCCTCTGCTAAAAGTATTAGCTACTTATTGGCTGAAAAAAACATTACAGCTTATCCAAAGCTATTGTATGCCTATCTACGTCTAAACAATGTTGCAACAAAGCTTAAACCCGGTGAATACGAGCTCAAAGAACGTGAAAGCTTTCAAAAACTAAAACTCACTTTACTAAAAGGCTCGGTAAAGCTTTACAGTGTAACCATTACAGAAGGTCTTAATATTTATGAAATTGCAGATATTTTAGAAAAAAAAGACATTGTTAATAAAAAAGATTTTTTAATGTCAGCTCTTGATCCTGATTTATGTAAAATCTTTTCCATCCCTGCTCAAAGTTTTGAAGGTTTCTTATTCCCAGACACCTATTTGTTTGAAAAACATACCCCTGTCAACAAAGTCCTGCATACCATGCATGAGCAATTTAAACTCAACTTACCCATACCTTCACAAGTTAAGGCCAAACGGCTGGGCTTATCACTTTTAGAATGGATTACCTTAGCCTCAATTATTGAAAAAGAATCCAGCAACATTCCTGAACAGCCCATCATTTCATCAGTTTTTCATAATCGGCTCAAAAAAGACATGCGTTTGCAAACTGATCCTACCGTCATCTATGGCATTAAGAATTTTGATGGTAACTTAACCCGAAAGCATTTAAGGACTTTAACCCCTTACAACACTTATATGATTAAAGGTTTACCTCCTGGTCCCATTGCCAACCCAGGGCTAACTGCCATCAAGGCCGCAGTGAACCCAGCAAAAACTGACTACCTGTACTTTGTAGCCATGGGCAATCAAAACCAGCACTATTTTTCAAAAACTTACCAACAACATCTTCAAGCTGTAAAATACTATCAACTGAAAAAAGGAGACCCTCCACCACCCCAACAGTACCCATAG
- a CDS encoding transposase — protein MPKRPLIRTDVFPYHIYARSNNKDPFPIPLNQVWEICLKYFEKTHEQYKHKTYAFVLMPNHFHLLIKTPYANIDKIMHYWMREVSKSITYRAQRINHIFGSSYKWCIIQDSIYYSNIYRYIYRNPVKANLCPNVEMYPYSSLKYLLAPEIKPHFYLFDDEYIELSEIIPRNIQKRLSWLNTCFSAKESELIKKGLNRTVFAYSKSRRFYKVRDHLIKYPLGLSTTKYPKV, from the coding sequence ATGCCAAAAAGACCATTAATCAGAACAGATGTTTTCCCTTACCATATTTATGCTAGAAGCAATAATAAAGATCCTTTTCCTATCCCCCTCAACCAAGTATGGGAAATATGCTTAAAATATTTTGAAAAAACACATGAACAGTACAAACATAAGACTTATGCTTTTGTATTAATGCCCAATCACTTTCATTTACTAATAAAAACACCTTATGCAAACATAGATAAAATCATGCATTACTGGATGCGAGAAGTTAGTAAATCCATCACGTATCGTGCACAGAGAATCAACCATATTTTTGGTAGTTCATATAAGTGGTGTATTATTCAAGACAGTATTTATTATTCTAATATATATCGCTACATTTATAGAAATCCAGTCAAAGCAAATTTATGCCCCAATGTAGAAATGTATCCCTACTCTTCACTAAAATATCTCCTGGCTCCTGAAATAAAACCTCACTTTTACCTTTTTGATGATGAATATATTGAGCTGTCAGAAATAATACCTCGCAACATACAAAAAAGACTATCTTGGTTAAATACTTGTTTTTCAGCAAAGGAAAGTGAGTTAATTAAAAAAGGATTAAATAGAACTGTATTTGCTTATTCAAAAAGTAGGCGTTTTTATAAAGTAAGAGATCATTTAATTAAATACCCTTTGGGTTTATCTACAACTAAGTACCCAAAGGTATGA
- the rimO gene encoding 30S ribosomal protein S12 methylthiotransferase RimO, with protein sequence MSKETKKVGMISLGCPKNLVDSEVMLGHLKNQGWEITDNQDDADVMVVNTCSFIEDSKQESIDTILDVAQLKEKGKLKKLVVAGCLSQRYAKDLEQSMPEVDHFLGTGEFESIASFVGSAQKIKSTDDELPMARSLVTKPKFTYDYATPRVAVLPKHTAYVKIAEGCSRTCSFCIIPRLRGPGQSRSIDSVVKEVQGLVERGTKEIHLLAQDLTAYGIDRNDGTSLYGLLKELDQIDGLEWIRLMYAYPQHISDELIDLIAGSKRICNYLDMPLQHIDSELLATMRRKVDEQATRDLLKKLQDRIPNLTLRTTLIVGFPGETQAQFQKLYDFVEEFEFDRLGVFTYSLEENTGAYLMKNQIDEAIKQERKHQLMTLQQGISAKKNEAMLGKTVKVLIDKHLPQESMHLSVGRAESQALDIDGEVFVSQRHPIGSFVEVDVEAVSEYDLYA encoded by the coding sequence GTGAGTAAAGAGACTAAAAAAGTAGGCATGATCAGCTTGGGTTGCCCAAAGAATCTTGTGGATTCAGAAGTCATGTTAGGGCATCTAAAAAATCAGGGTTGGGAAATCACCGATAATCAAGATGACGCTGATGTCATGGTGGTCAACACCTGTTCGTTTATTGAAGATTCCAAACAAGAATCCATTGACACCATTTTAGATGTTGCGCAACTGAAAGAAAAAGGAAAGCTCAAAAAGTTGGTGGTTGCTGGCTGTTTGTCACAACGTTATGCCAAAGACCTTGAGCAAAGTATGCCAGAGGTGGATCACTTTTTAGGCACTGGCGAGTTTGAAAGTATTGCCAGCTTTGTGGGTTCCGCCCAAAAAATAAAGTCCACTGATGATGAGTTGCCCATGGCCAGATCTTTGGTCACAAAACCAAAATTTACCTATGATTATGCAACCCCCAGGGTTGCAGTTTTACCCAAGCATACGGCATATGTGAAAATTGCTGAAGGCTGTTCACGCACCTGCAGTTTCTGTATTATTCCAAGGCTTCGTGGCCCTGGACAAAGCCGTTCTATTGATTCAGTGGTAAAAGAAGTTCAAGGCTTGGTAGAACGAGGAACCAAAGAAATTCATCTCTTAGCGCAGGATCTCACGGCCTATGGCATTGATAGAAATGATGGAACCAGTTTGTATGGTTTACTTAAAGAGTTGGATCAAATTGATGGTTTAGAGTGGATTCGTCTAATGTACGCTTATCCTCAACATATATCCGATGAGCTCATTGATTTAATTGCAGGTTCAAAGCGTATTTGTAATTATTTGGATATGCCCTTGCAACACATTGATTCAGAGCTGCTGGCCACCATGCGCCGTAAAGTGGATGAACAAGCCACGCGTGATTTACTTAAAAAGTTGCAGGATCGTATTCCCAATTTAACACTTAGAACAACCCTGATTGTTGGCTTCCCTGGTGAGACTCAAGCTCAATTTCAAAAACTGTATGATTTTGTAGAAGAGTTTGAATTTGATCGTTTGGGCGTATTTACTTATTCTTTAGAAGAAAATACTGGCGCCTATTTAATGAAAAATCAAATAGATGAAGCCATCAAGCAAGAGCGCAAGCATCAACTCATGACTTTGCAACAAGGTATTTCAGCTAAAAAAAATGAAGCCATGCTGGGGAAAACAGTTAAAGTCTTGATTGACAAGCATTTACCACAAGAAAGCATGCATTTGTCTGTTGGCAGAGCAGAGAGCCAGGCTTTGGATATTGATGGTGAAGTTTTTGTCAGCCAACGTCATCCTATTGGCAGTTTTGTAGAAGTAGATGTAGAAGCTGTCAGTGAATACGATTTGTACGCATAA
- a CDS encoding outer membrane lipoprotein carrier protein LolA, with amino-acid sequence MVLRCIFCVLLSSVVFVMLAGAEQLPKCSIDSKQVQCSEDEETQKKKTELLIKSGGLQKKTADKTTDKKPQASVNKQQNQKDIFYAKKLDQAYSQVKTMQADFVQEYIAGLKEKSAKGKVYISRPGKMKWDYASPKGKFFLADGEHLSLYDPAFGQVMQSDQASPDQAPIGLALLFGQKKASSMFHIEMVKEDKKTVTLKLTPKEAVPNIEQIQMVLEKASVYSIKESKVIDVFGGENTLRFNNIKNNIKLSASVFKFKKPKNAKIVSTDNFSL; translated from the coding sequence ATGGTTTTAAGATGTATTTTTTGTGTGTTGCTAAGCAGTGTTGTTTTTGTGATGTTGGCTGGAGCTGAACAGCTGCCCAAATGCTCTATTGACTCTAAACAAGTGCAATGTAGTGAAGATGAAGAAACTCAAAAAAAGAAAACAGAGTTGTTGATTAAAAGTGGTGGGCTTCAAAAAAAAACAGCTGATAAAACAACAGATAAAAAGCCGCAAGCGTCAGTGAATAAGCAACAAAATCAGAAAGACATATTCTATGCAAAAAAACTGGATCAAGCCTACAGTCAAGTTAAAACCATGCAAGCTGACTTTGTACAAGAATACATTGCCGGTTTAAAAGAAAAGTCAGCCAAAGGAAAAGTATACATATCCCGACCTGGAAAAATGAAATGGGACTATGCCAGCCCAAAAGGTAAGTTTTTTTTAGCGGACGGTGAGCATTTAAGTTTGTATGACCCGGCTTTTGGCCAGGTGATGCAAAGTGATCAAGCCAGCCCTGATCAAGCCCCCATTGGTTTAGCTCTGCTTTTTGGGCAAAAAAAAGCCAGCAGCATGTTTCATATAGAAATGGTTAAAGAAGATAAAAAAACGGTCACTTTAAAATTAACACCCAAAGAGGCTGTTCCTAATATTGAGCAAATCCAGATGGTTTTGGAAAAAGCTTCAGTGTACAGCATTAAAGAAAGTAAAGTGATTGATGTTTTTGGTGGAGAAAACACCCTGCGCTTTAACAATATAAAAAACAATATAAAACTCAGTGCTAGCGTTTTTAAATTTAAAAAACCCAAAAATGCAAAAATTGTCAGTACAGATAATTTCTCACTGTAA
- a CDS encoding DNA translocase FtsK 4TM domain-containing protein: MPKKKTKNTKIKTVKSVTKDDQAHQWAVREFWAFILFTFAVFSFLALISYNPVDPSFTTIVEGQHRIHNFGGLLGSYLADLYVQALGYASYVLIALLLTAAVLLVFSEKKVVQKRRFFSACGLLLAIAVCLSLFDQNVSYPSSWGGALGFWAAQYGQSWLGVAGTALLVGVVFFASLFFMTGLSVRQFFMQCRAGLIVLVQTTMSAVQKSLSSLGRLFKSGQQKLKQKPQYKERFDQNKLMGKKVTLKDVANQPAETDTNALDEDIPIVIKQFNQDAEQTKDQETSEEDVFGDKGTVMFKATEDPIQYTLPELDLLEAPKDEDQELVIDKQELLNNAKVLEAKLNDFGVKGKVIEVQPGPVVTMYEFEPAPGVKVNQIVRLNDDLTLALKALSVRITMLPGKAAVGIEVANAKRQTVYLKDIVKEDVFQKNKSLLTMTLGKDISGNAFTADLRKMPHLLVAGATGSGKSVAVNSMITSILYKATPDQVRMILVDPKMLELSLYDKIPHLLLPVVTDPRKASAALRWAVAEMERRYRLMADIGVRNLEGYNAKVWDVIEEQKRIEQEKQAYQDADESNHNVYEKKEQEHTGTLPFIVIVIDELADLMMVSSREVEESIIRLAQMARAAGIHLLLATQRPSVDVITGVIKANMPSRISFQVSSKIDSRTIIDTNGAEMLLGAGDMLYLPPGTSKLERIHGAFVSDKEVERVTNFWKAQAQPQYKEEILQAAEESVMQSENEGSDPDDELYPKALELVLRHGSGSISMIQRRLRIGYNRAARLVERMEDEGYLIAGDTGKPKELNMNRFEGMV, translated from the coding sequence ATGCCCAAGAAAAAGACCAAGAATACTAAGATTAAAACGGTAAAATCAGTGACCAAAGATGATCAAGCGCATCAGTGGGCGGTAAGAGAATTTTGGGCCTTTATTTTATTCACATTTGCAGTTTTTTCTTTTTTAGCATTGATTAGTTACAATCCAGTTGACCCTTCATTTACAACAATCGTTGAAGGTCAGCATCGTATCCATAACTTTGGAGGCTTGCTTGGTAGTTATTTGGCTGATTTATATGTTCAGGCCTTGGGTTATGCATCGTATGTCTTAATAGCCTTACTCTTAACAGCAGCAGTGTTGTTGGTGTTTTCTGAGAAAAAAGTTGTTCAAAAAAGAAGGTTTTTTTCTGCTTGTGGTTTGTTGTTAGCCATAGCAGTATGTTTAAGTCTTTTTGATCAAAATGTGAGCTACCCGTCATCATGGGGCGGGGCTTTAGGCTTTTGGGCAGCACAGTATGGACAATCTTGGTTGGGAGTTGCCGGTACTGCTTTGTTGGTGGGTGTTGTCTTTTTTGCATCTCTGTTTTTTATGACTGGACTCAGTGTGAGACAGTTTTTCATGCAATGCAGGGCTGGGCTTATTGTTTTAGTCCAGACAACGATGTCGGCGGTACAAAAGTCTTTGTCTAGCTTAGGGAGGCTTTTTAAAAGTGGGCAGCAAAAGTTGAAACAAAAACCTCAATACAAAGAGCGTTTTGACCAAAATAAATTAATGGGCAAAAAAGTTACTTTAAAGGATGTTGCAAACCAGCCTGCTGAAACTGATACGAATGCTTTAGATGAAGATATTCCTATTGTTATTAAACAATTCAATCAAGATGCAGAGCAAACAAAAGATCAAGAGACGAGTGAAGAAGATGTGTTTGGTGATAAAGGGACGGTTATGTTTAAAGCAACGGAAGACCCTATTCAATACACCTTGCCAGAACTTGATTTACTTGAGGCACCTAAAGATGAGGATCAAGAGCTGGTTATTGATAAACAAGAACTATTAAACAATGCCAAAGTGCTAGAAGCAAAGCTCAATGACTTTGGTGTTAAGGGTAAAGTGATTGAGGTTCAGCCTGGTCCTGTGGTGACCATGTATGAATTTGAGCCAGCGCCAGGGGTTAAGGTGAATCAAATTGTTCGCTTGAATGATGATCTCACTCTAGCCTTAAAAGCGCTTTCCGTAAGAATCACAATGCTACCAGGCAAAGCTGCGGTTGGGATTGAAGTGGCCAATGCCAAAAGACAAACCGTCTATTTAAAAGACATTGTTAAAGAAGATGTTTTTCAAAAAAATAAAAGTTTGCTCACCATGACCTTGGGTAAAGATATTTCCGGGAATGCATTTACCGCAGATTTAAGAAAAATGCCGCACTTGTTGGTGGCCGGCGCCACCGGCTCAGGTAAATCTGTTGCCGTTAACTCTATGATTACCTCTATATTGTATAAAGCAACGCCAGACCAAGTAAGAATGATCTTGGTGGATCCAAAAATGCTGGAGTTGTCTTTGTACGATAAAATTCCACACTTGTTGTTGCCGGTGGTGACCGATCCAAGGAAAGCTTCAGCCGCCTTACGTTGGGCGGTAGCCGAAATGGAAAGGCGCTACAGACTCATGGCCGATATTGGTGTGCGTAACCTAGAAGGTTACAATGCAAAGGTTTGGGATGTGATTGAAGAGCAAAAACGGATTGAACAAGAAAAACAAGCCTATCAAGATGCAGATGAAAGCAATCACAATGTTTATGAAAAAAAAGAACAAGAGCACACTGGGACTTTGCCCTTTATTGTGATTGTTATTGATGAACTTGCAGATTTGATGATGGTATCCAGCCGTGAAGTGGAAGAGTCTATTATACGTTTGGCACAGATGGCGCGTGCTGCCGGGATTCACCTGTTACTGGCCACCCAACGTCCGTCTGTTGATGTGATTACCGGGGTGATCAAGGCCAACATGCCATCACGCATATCCTTTCAAGTGTCTTCAAAGATTGATTCAAGAACCATCATTGATACCAACGGTGCTGAGATGTTGTTGGGCGCTGGCGACATGTTGTATTTGCCACCTGGGACATCCAAATTGGAGCGGATTCATGGTGCGTTTGTTTCAGATAAAGAAGTGGAACGTGTTACCAATTTTTGGAAAGCGCAAGCACAACCTCAATACAAAGAAGAGATCTTGCAAGCGGCTGAAGAAAGTGTGATGCAGTCAGAAAATGAAGGCAGTGATCCAGATGATGAATTGTATCCCAAAGCCTTGGAGCTGGTATTAAGGCACGGTTCAGGTTCAATCTCTATGATACAAAGGCGCTTAAGAATAGGCTACAATAGAGCGGCTCGTTTGGTGGAACGTATGGAAGATGAAGGGTATTTGATTGCCGGTGACACGGGCAAACCCAAAGAATTGAACATGAACCGCTTTGAAGGAATGGTTTGA
- a CDS encoding putative DNA modification/repair radical SAM protein, with the protein MDHNRIRKKLKILADAAKYDASCASSGSNRAKKPDKNAIGDTQSMGICHSYTPDGRCISLLKILMTNYCIYDCKFCINRVSSNVQRARFTPQEVVDLTLSFYKRNYIEGLFLSSGIIRSSDYTMECLLNIVKALRTQHHFNGYIHLKVIPEASQTLIHQAGLYADRLSANIELPSKQDIKQLAPEKSITTLKSQMLGIRNDIIESKHDYKTKKKYKLPMFAPGGQSTQMIVGATQSHDRSILKTSSSMYKNYNMRRVYYSAFSPIPDAHSLLSLKKPPLIREHRLYQADWLLRFYGFDVDEIVPEDVPDLDLNLDPKTAWALNRRDLFPIDINTADKELLLRIPGIGLRSVQKILHIRKYHQLQHHDLKKLGLAYNRAKHFIKAKDHLKSSLLDHEQLKQHLSSESKQMELW; encoded by the coding sequence GTGGACCATAATAGAATAAGAAAAAAACTCAAAATTTTAGCTGATGCCGCCAAGTATGATGCTTCTTGCGCCAGCAGTGGTTCAAATAGAGCTAAAAAACCTGATAAAAATGCTATTGGTGATACGCAAAGCATGGGCATTTGTCATAGCTATACCCCAGATGGTCGCTGTATTTCTTTATTGAAAATTTTAATGACCAACTACTGTATTTATGACTGTAAGTTTTGCATCAATAGAGTTTCCAGCAATGTTCAACGAGCTCGATTTACCCCCCAAGAAGTTGTGGACCTCACTCTATCCTTTTACAAACGCAACTACATTGAAGGGCTTTTTTTAAGCTCTGGCATTATTAGAAGTTCAGATTACACCATGGAATGTTTACTTAACATTGTCAAAGCTTTACGCACCCAGCACCACTTCAATGGCTATATTCACCTTAAAGTTATTCCTGAAGCTTCACAAACTTTAATTCATCAAGCTGGACTTTATGCAGACCGACTTAGTGCCAACATTGAGCTTCCCAGCAAACAAGACATCAAACAATTGGCCCCTGAAAAAAGTATTACAACATTAAAAAGTCAAATGCTGGGGATACGCAATGATATCATTGAATCTAAACACGATTACAAAACCAAAAAAAAATACAAACTTCCCATGTTTGCTCCGGGTGGCCAAAGCACACAAATGATTGTTGGCGCAACTCAAAGCCATGATCGATCCATACTCAAAACTTCTTCTTCCATGTATAAAAATTATAATATGCGAAGAGTGTATTACTCTGCCTTTAGTCCTATTCCGGATGCGCATAGTCTATTAAGTTTAAAAAAGCCTCCCCTGATACGTGAACATAGGCTATACCAAGCCGACTGGTTATTGCGGTTTTATGGTTTTGATGTGGATGAAATTGTCCCAGAAGATGTCCCTGATTTAGACCTTAATCTTGACCCAAAAACGGCTTGGGCTTTAAATCGAAGGGATCTATTTCCTATTGATATCAACACGGCTGACAAAGAACTTTTGCTTAGAATTCCAGGCATTGGTTTAAGAAGTGTCCAAAAGATCCTACATATTCGTAAGTATCATCAACTTCAACACCATGATTTAAAAAAGCTTGGCCTTGCTTACAATAGAGCAAAACACTTTATCAAAGCAAAAGACCACCTAAAGTCTAGCTTGCTTGACCATGAGCAGCTCAAACAACACTTGAGTTCAGAGTCTAAGCAAATGGAGCTTTGGTAA
- a CDS encoding TIGR03915 family putative DNA repair protein gives MYYVDTIESFEHWQKLARSFIFNQISPRDILWNHNGQQSLWANSNLLEPAQKISVSRQFIHLAKTVACHQDNEKWELLYRVLYRIQFEKKHLLHMHHDPDVKKLLLMSKAIARDCHKMKAFVRFKEVKKKSDCFISWYEPDHCILDRVTPFFKNRFASMHWVILTPYKSVAWNTKTLTWGGPGNSSIYTQLTDQTEELWDIFYCSIFNPNRLKVKMMKSEMPVRFWKNLPESKNIQSLIRNAQHESFKMLEQSKKTKT, from the coding sequence ATGTATTATGTTGATACCATTGAAAGTTTTGAACATTGGCAAAAACTTGCTCGTAGCTTCATATTCAATCAAATTTCTCCCCGCGATATTCTATGGAATCACAATGGGCAACAATCGCTGTGGGCCAATTCAAACTTATTGGAACCAGCACAAAAAATTTCAGTCTCCAGACAGTTTATTCACTTAGCCAAGACGGTTGCTTGTCATCAAGATAATGAAAAGTGGGAACTGTTGTATCGTGTACTCTACCGCATTCAATTTGAAAAAAAACACCTTTTACACATGCACCATGACCCAGATGTAAAAAAGCTTCTTCTTATGAGCAAGGCTATTGCTAGGGACTGTCATAAAATGAAGGCTTTTGTAAGGTTTAAAGAAGTCAAAAAAAAATCCGATTGTTTCATCAGCTGGTACGAACCGGATCATTGTATTTTAGATCGTGTGACACCTTTTTTTAAAAACCGCTTTGCTAGTATGCATTGGGTAATTTTAACACCTTATAAAAGTGTTGCCTGGAACACAAAAACTCTTACTTGGGGAGGTCCAGGAAACTCATCTATATATACTCAATTGACTGACCAAACAGAGGAGCTGTGGGATATTTTTTACTGTTCTATTTTTAACCCCAACAGACTAAAAGTAAAAATGATGAAATCAGAAATGCCAGTACGATTTTGGAAAAATCTACCTGAAAGTAAAAATATTCAGTCTCTTATCCGTAACGCTCAACATGAAAGTTTTAAAATGCTTGAGCAATCAAAAAAAACCAAAACTTAA
- a CDS encoding ribonuclease J, producing MKKNKRSSAIQIYALGGLGQIGMNMLVLQHEQDAIIIDAGVMFPDEYYPGIDLILPPFLPLFKSDVKVHGIIATHGHEDHIGAIPYVQKNINLPVIGSRFTLELLKKKYLEHGLDLKQHKLHQVKNGEFYDLGPFNIEFIEVSHSIVDAFALAIDTPIGKVVHTGDFKIDESDPRSKTNIERFGQLGKDNVLLMLSDSTNVEVPGKSKSESSVKDGLGSLMQECEGWFVVASFASHIPRIQQVIDLSEKHGRKVAVMGRSMVHNVHLAKDLGYLQFEDNTLIDEDEAVLLPRKKLTLLSTGTQGEPRAALARMAYDEHRSYLLQEKDDVVMSSRFIPGNEKAIYQIINELHRTGAKVYTNQGSDIHVSGHAYKEDLRLALDLIKPQHFIPIHGEYRHLLKHADLANEQGVKSVLLVENGECAHVTQDKGHVERIESLEPIVVMNKQLSQVGESFCRTRRKMAYCGMIVLSLVVDQKNWMWKSDLDIQAPGVFFKEQEKEMLSKMAVYIENRYFDDLKKQKRFNGMQSIERAARKFVDLNLGRKPQVIPIILQV from the coding sequence ATGAAAAAAAATAAAAGATCATCAGCAATTCAGATTTATGCTTTAGGCGGCTTAGGGCAAATTGGTATGAACATGCTGGTTTTACAGCATGAGCAAGATGCAATTATTATTGATGCTGGAGTTATGTTCCCTGATGAATATTACCCCGGAATAGATTTGATTTTACCCCCGTTTTTACCCTTGTTTAAAAGTGATGTTAAAGTGCATGGTATTATTGCAACCCATGGTCATGAAGATCACATTGGAGCCATTCCTTATGTTCAGAAAAATATCAATTTACCCGTTATTGGATCTCGTTTTACATTAGAGTTACTTAAGAAAAAATATCTTGAGCACGGTTTAGATTTAAAACAACACAAGCTGCATCAGGTCAAAAATGGCGAGTTTTATGATTTGGGCCCGTTCAATATTGAGTTTATTGAAGTCAGTCACTCTATTGTTGATGCCTTTGCTCTGGCCATTGATACTCCCATAGGCAAGGTTGTTCATACAGGTGATTTTAAAATTGATGAATCAGACCCTCGGTCAAAAACCAATATTGAACGTTTTGGGCAGCTGGGTAAAGACAATGTTTTACTCATGCTATCGGACAGCACCAATGTAGAAGTTCCTGGAAAGAGCAAGTCGGAGAGTAGTGTTAAAGACGGCTTAGGTAGCTTGATGCAAGAGTGTGAAGGCTGGTTTGTTGTGGCTTCTTTTGCTTCGCATATTCCAAGGATACAGCAAGTTATTGACCTAAGCGAAAAACATGGTCGCAAGGTTGCCGTTATGGGCAGGTCTATGGTGCATAATGTGCATTTGGCTAAAGACTTAGGTTATTTGCAGTTTGAAGACAATACTTTGATTGATGAAGATGAAGCGGTTCTTTTGCCTCGAAAAAAATTGACCTTACTATCGACTGGAACACAAGGTGAACCCAGAGCAGCATTGGCAAGAATGGCTTATGATGAACATCGAAGTTATCTTTTACAAGAAAAAGATGATGTGGTGATGTCTTCTCGTTTTATTCCAGGTAATGAAAAAGCGATTTATCAAATTATCAATGAGTTGCACAGAACCGGTGCCAAGGTCTATACCAATCAAGGTTCAGACATTCATGTTTCTGGACATGCCTATAAAGAAGATTTACGTTTGGCCCTTGATTTGATTAAACCGCAACATTTTATTCCCATTCATGGGGAGTATAGACATTTGCTCAAACATGCTGACTTGGCCAATGAACAAGGCGTTAAAAGTGTCTTGCTTGTAGAAAACGGTGAGTGTGCGCATGTTACGCAAGATAAGGGTCATGTTGAGAGGATAGAGTCATTAGAGCCTATTGTGGTTATGAATAAACAGCTCAGTCAAGTGGGAGAAAGTTTTTGTAGAACACGGCGTAAAATGGCCTATTGCGGAATGATTGTCTTGTCCTTGGTGGTGGATCAAAAAAATTGGATGTGGAAAAGTGATTTGGATATTCAGGCTCCAGGTGTCTTTTTTAAAGAACAAGAAAAAGAGATGCTATCTAAAATGGCCGTTTATATCGAGAATCGCTACTTTGATGATTTAAAAAAACAAAAACGATTCAATGGTATGCAAAGTATAGAAAGAGCAGCCAGAAAATTTGTAGACTTAAATCTGGGCAGAAAACCTCAGGTCATCCCTATAATTTTGCAGGTCTGA